The nucleotide sequence ACTGGGCCACGACGCCCGCTCCGCCGCGCTGCTCAAGGCAGCCGACGCCGTCGAACGCTCCGCCGAGGAACTCGCCCAGCTCCTCTCCCGCGAGCAGGGCAAACCCCTCAACGGCCCCAACGCCCGCTTCGAAGTCGGCGCCTGCGCCGCCTGGCTCCGCGCCACCGCCGCCACCGATCTCACCCCCGAAGTCGTCGTCGACGACGGCGAAACCTACGCCGAACTCCACTACAAGCCCATCGGCGTCGTCGGCGCGATCGGCCCGTGGAACTGGCCCATGATGATCACCATCTGGCAGATCGCCCCCGCCCTGCGGATGGGCAACACCGCCGTCGTCAAACCCTCCAAAATGACCCCGCTCTCCGTCCTGGCCCTGATCAAGGTCCTCAACGAAGAACTCCCCGACGGCGTCCTGCACGTCATCTCCGGAGACCGCGAAGTCGGCGCCCGCCTCGCCGAACACCCCGCCGTCGGCAAAATCATGTTCACCGGCTCCACCGCCGGCGGCAAAGCGATCATCCGCTCCTCCGCCGATACCGTCAAACGCCTCACCCTGGAACTGGGCGGCAACGACGCCGGCATCGTCCTGCCCGACGCCGACCCCAAAACCATCGCCACCGACCTGTTCTGGGGCGCCTTCCTCAACACCGGCCAGACCTGCGCCGCACTCAAGCGCCTCTACGTCCACGACACCATCTACGACGCCGTCTGCGAAGAACTCACCCACGTCGCCAACCATGCCCATGGGTGTGGGCCTGGACGAGAACAACGTCCTCGGCCCCCTGCAGAACAAGGCCCAGTACGACATCGTCGCCAACCTCGTCCAAGCCGCCAAGGACTCCGGCGCCCGGATCCTGACCGGCGGCAACCCCGACCCGGGCCAGCCCGGCTACTTCTACCCCACCACCCTCGTGACCGACATCGACAACACCAACCCCCTCGTCACCGAAGAACAGTTCGGCCCGGCCCTGCCCATCATCCGCTACAGCACCATTGACGAAGCGGTGGAGATGGCCAACGCCCTCGACGTCGGACTCGGCGCCTCCGTCTGGTCCCCCAACCTCCCCGCCGCCCGCGAAGTCGCCGCCCGCATCCAGGCCGGCACCGTCTGGATCAACAAACACGGCGCCGTCGACCCCCGCGTCCCCTTCGGCGGAGCCAAACAATCCGGCTACGGCCTCGAATTCGGCGTCGAAGGCCTCAAACACCTCGGCATCCCCCAGGTCATCAACGGCTGACCCCACAGCGCAACACAGGAGCCGCCCTCGCCACCCGCGACGGCGGCTCCCCCCGTTCGGTGCCCCCTATGTAGGGACCCGGCCAATGTCCCGCCGGCCCCCTTGTTGGGACCCCACAAAATCTTGCCCCCGGTAGGGAATTAGCGTCGGTTCGGAGGAATATCCGCAGCCATCACACGCAAAGGACCCATCAATGACGATTCAGGCAAACGCGGGCGAGACCACAAGCCACGCGACCATCCCGGGCACCTTCCCCATCCTGGAAACCGCCCGGCAGCAGGTCCTCGAGGAGGGCATCGGGCTCACCCAATCACAGCTCGAGGAGGTGCTGCGCCTTCCGGATGAGGCCCTTCCCGCGGCCCTGCAACTGGCCCACGAGGTACGGCTCAGGCACTGCGGGGAGGACGTCGAGGTGGAGGGCATCATCTCCATCAAGACCGGCGGCTGCCCGGAGGACTGCCACTTCTGCAGCCAGTCCGGACTGTTCGACTCCCCCGTCCGTGGCGTCTGGCTGGACATCCCCGAACTGGTCAAGGCCGCGAAGGAAACCGCCGCCACCGGCGCCACCGAGTTCTGCATCGTCGCCGCCGTCCGCGGCCCCGACATCAAGCTCATGAACCAGATCAAGTTCGCGATCGACCGCATCAACGAAGAGGTCGAGATCAACATTGCCTGCTCGCTGGGGATGCTGACCCAGCGCCAGGTGGACCAGCTGGCCGAATGGGGCGTGCACCGCTACAACCACAACCTGGAGACGGCCCGCAGCTACTTCCCGGAAGTCGTCACGACCCACACCTATGAAGAGCGGCTGGACACCTGCAACATGGTCAAGGCAGCCGGCATGGAACTGTGCTGCGGCGCGCTGATCGGCATGGGCGAAAGCCTTGAACAGCGCGCCGAACTCGCCGCCCAGCTCGCAGCCCTGGAACCGCACGAGGTTCCGCTGAACTTCCTCAACCCCCGGCCCGGCACGCCGCTGGAAAACCAGGGCATCATGGACGGCAAGGATGCCCTGCGCGCCATCGCCGCGTTCCGCTTGGCCATGCCCCGCACCGTCCTGCGCTACGCCGGCGGCCGCGAACTCACCCTCGGCGACCTCGGCACGCGCGACGGCCTCCTCGGCGGCATCAATGCCGTGATCGTCGGCAACTACCTCACCACGTTGGGGCGCCCGGCGACAGCCGACCTGAACCTGCTGGTCGAGCTGAACATGCCCATCAAGGAACTCCAGAAGACGCTGTGATCCCCAACCGCCCCCTAACCTCGCAAGGCCCCACCGGCTCCCAGCCTTCGCAAGCTCAGGCCGGGGCCCTCGCCGGCGTGGGCCCACGGCCAGGGAACCCTGCGGTCGTGGCCCCAGGTTTCGCCGGCCCGGTCTTTTGCGGGCACTGCGGTGAGCCGTACGACGGCGGCGGCGGGCCGCCGTCGGACGCCCACCTCCAGTGCGGCGAACGGCTCGCCATGGAACCGCCCCGCTACTGCACCGGCTGCAGGCGCCGGATGAAGGTCCAGGTCACGCCGCTGGGCTGGTCCGCCGAATGTTCCCGGCACGGGGTGCTGGTCCCGTGAGGCAGGAGAGGGACCTCATCCGGCGGGACCGTGCACGGTTGTGGCACCCCTACGCTCCGGCGTCCCCGGACCTTCCGCTGTGGGAGGTGGAGGCGGCCGACGGCGTGCGGCTGCGGCTCCGGGGTGAAGACGGCAGCCGCCATGAGGTGATCGACGCAATGTCCTCGTGGTGGTCGGTGATCCACGGCTACCGCCACCCGGCCCTGGACGCCGCTGCCGCCGCGCAGCTGGCGAAGTTCAGCCACGTGATGTTCGGTGGCCTCACCCATGCCCCGGCCGTGGAACTGGCCGAGAGGCTGGCGGCCATGGCCCCTGCCGCCCCCGGCCGGCCAGGGTTGGAGCGGGTCTTCCTGGCGGACTCGGGCTCGGTCTCCGTCGAGGTGGCGCTCAAGCTGGCGGTGCAGTACCAGACCGCGGTCGGGCGGCCCCGGCGGCAGCGGTTCCTCAGCCTCCGCGGGGGCTACCACGGCGATACCTTCGCGGCCATGGGGGTCTGCGATCCGGTGGACGGCATGCACTCGGCCTTCCCGGGACTGCTGGCCGGCAACATTTTTGCGCCGCGCCCGCCGGCGGCGGCGTCGGCAACACCGGAAACGGTAAAGGCGTGGGCAGCCGGCGTGGCGGACCTCGCGGCCAAGCACTCCGCGGAACTGGCCGCGATCGTCGTCGAACCGGTGCTGCAGGGCGCGGGCGGCATGCACGCCTACCCGGCCGAATGCCTGGCCCTGCTCCGGGAAGTGGCGGACCGGCACGGGCTGCTGCTCATATTCGATGAGATCGCGACGGGCTTTGGCCGCACCGGCGAGCTGTTCGCGGCCGATCATGCCGGCGTCGTGCCTGACATCATGTGCGTGGGCAAGGCCCTGACCGGCGGCTACCTGACCCTCGCGGCCATGCTCTGCACGGCCGCGGTGGCCGCAGCCGTGTCCGGCGGCCAGGCCGGTGCCCTGCTGCATGGCCCCACGTTCATGGGCAATCCGCTGGCGTGTGCCGTGGCCAATGCCAGCCTCGGCATTCTTGAGGCCGGCCGGTGGCGGGACGATGTGGCCCGGATCGGCGCCGGGCTGGCGTCCGGGCTCGCTCCCGCCCTGGAACTGGAAGCTGTGCGGGATGTCCGCACCCTCGGCGCCGTCGGGGTCATCGAGCTGCACGACGCCGTCGACGTCACCGCTGTCACCGCCGCAGCCATCCGGCACGGCGTCTGGGTACGCCCGTTCCGGAACCTCGTCTACACGATGCCGCCGTACATCAGCACCCGGGCCGATATTGCACAAGTCACCGCCGGGATGGTGGCGGCGGTGGCCGAGGTTCATGAAGCCCGGGTCCTCAAAATGCGGGTCCACGAAACGCAGGTCCACGAACGGGTTCCGGCCCGCTCCGGAAGCAGCTCATGAGCGCCTCGATGACCCAGTGGCTTGAGCGCCAGGCCGCCGTCAGGGAACGCCGCGGCCAGGTCCGCCGCCCGCTCGCGCGCGCCGCGCATGAACAGTTCATCGACCTGGCCAGCAATGACTATCTGGGCCTTGCAACGGACCCGCGGGTTGCCGGGGCAGCGGCTGAGGCGGCTTCACAGTGGGGCGCGGGGGCCACCTCCTCGCGCCTGGTCGCCGGAACCACGCAGCTGCACCTGGACCTCGAGCAGGAGCTGGCCGCGCTGGCGGGGATGGAGACGGCGCTGGTCTTCTCCTCCGGCTATCTGGCCAACATCGGTGTGATCACGGCACTGGGCGGCCCCGGGACCCTGATCGTGGCGGACGAACACTGCCACGCCTCGATGATCGACGGCTTCCGGCTCAGCCGGTCCCGCACCGAATCGTTCACCCACAACAGCGTCGAGGAAGCCGGCCGCCTGCTCGCCGGCCGTAGCGAACCGCGGGCGCTGATCGCCGTCGAATCCGTCTACAGCGTCCTCGGCGACGAGGCACCCCTCGCCGGCCTGCTCGCCCTGGCCGGGCAGCATGACGCCATGCTCCTCATCGACGAGGCCCACAGCCTCGGCGTCACCGGCAGCGGAGTCTTCCAGGGCCGGGGCTCGGTGGCCGGAACCGCCCTTGCCGGGCATCCGAATGTGATCGTGACCGCCACGCTGTCCAAGGCGCTCGGCAGCCAGGGCGGTGCCGTCCTGGGGACACCGTTGCTGCGCGAGCACCTCCTCAACAGGGCCCGCAGTTTCATCTTCGACACAGGCCTGGCACCGGCCGCCGGCGCGGCAGCCCTCGCGGCGGTGCGGATCATCAGGGATGAACCGTGGCGGGCGGGCTCCGTCCGGGGCAACGCGGCTGCGCTGGCCGCCGGGCTTGCCCCCGCCCTTGCGAGGCTCGGCGCCACCCCTGACCGGACCGCCGGCGCCGTGCAGTCGCTCCCCATGCCCTCCGCGGAAGCTGCCCTGGCCGCCGCCGAGTCCGCACGCAGGCAGGGCGTCCGGGTGGGCTGCTTCCGGCCGCCGTCGGTTCCGGACGGGATCCCGCGGCTGCGGCTCACCGCCCGTGCCACCCTCACGTCCGAAGAAATCGAAGACAGCTGCGCAGTGCTGCGCGGCATCCTGGAGGAACTTCCATGAGCCTGTCCCCCGTCGTTCTGGTCACCGGAACGGACACCGGCGTCGGAAAAACCATCACGACGGCGGCACTCGCCGCCGTCCTCAGCGGCATGGGCCGCAGCGTGGCGGTTTACAAGCCATGCCAGTCGGGCGCCGCCGACGGCGACTCCGACGCCGCGGAGGTTGTCCGGCTCGCCGGCGCCATAACCGCTGAGGCCGGGGTCGTCCTCCAGGAGCCAATGGCGCCAGTCGCGGCTGCCGCCATCGACGGGACACGGCTGCCCGCGGTGACTGCGCATGCAGAGCGGATCCGTGATCTCGCGGCAAGGCACGACCACGTCCTGGTGGAGGGCGCCGGCGGTCTCCTTGTGGAGCTGGACTCCGACGGCGGCACGCTGGCGGACCTCGGAGCGCTGCTGCGCGCAGTCTTTGTGATTGTCGCCCGGCCCGGCCTCGGCACGTTGAACCACACGGCCCTCACGCTCGAGGCGCTGTCCACCCGCGGACTGGACGTGCTCGGCGTCGTACTGGGAAGCTGGCCCGTCAGCCCCGGCGCCGTCCACCACAGCAACCGGCGGGCCCTCGGTTCCCTGCGGGTTCCGCTGCTTGGTGCCCTTCCGGAGCAGGCCGCCGCGCTGTCACCCGCTGATTTCCGTGCAGGCGCAGCGGCCTGGCTGAACGGAGTGCCGGCATGATGCCGCTGCCCGGCGGAGCTCTGGCGCCAATGGCCGGGGCTGAAGCTCCCGACGCGTCCGCGTGCCCATACCTCGTGGTCCGTGATCCGGAGTCTGTCCGGGATGTCCTGCACCGGCCTGCCGACTTCAGCCCGGCCAACGCGCTGGTGGCGGTGACACCGCTGGAGGGGCCGGCGTTGCGCGTGCTGCAGCGCGTGGGCTTTGCGTTGCCTCCGGTACTGGCCAGCAACGACACCGGCACGCACGGCGGCATCCGCAAGGTGGTGGCGGGCTTCTTTACTCCTGCGACCGTCGCCGCCATGGAGCCGCGCATCCGGGAACTGGCCCGGGAGGCTGCGGCGCAAGCCGGGGAGCAACTCGCCGAGGCCGGCTTGACGGACCTGGTGCAGACGGTGGCGGCGTTTCCGCCCGCCGTCGTGATGCTTGAACTCCTCGGGCTGCCCGCGCGGGACCTTGAGGACCTCAAGCGGTGGGGGCTGGACTCCATGGAGCTGTTCTGGGGCTGGCCCGACGCGGACCGGCAGCTGGAGCTGGCCCGGAGCGCGGCTGAGTTCTACGTATGGTTGCGCCGGCTAGTCGGCCAGTCCATGGCGGCGCCCGGGCGCAATCTGTTCAAATCATTGTCCGCCCATGGCCTGTCCAGGACAGAGCTGTGTTCGCTTGGCTACTTCCTGCTGATCGCCGGACAGGAAACCACCACGCAACTGATCAGCACCATCATGTTCAGGCTGCTGGAGCGAACCGGGCCGGTGGGCTGGAAGGAAGCCGGCACGGATGAGGGCGCCCGGGCAGCGGTGCGGCATGTGCTCGCCACTGAATCGTCCGTTCCCACCTGGCGGCGCGTCGCGGCGCACGATGCGCGACTCGGCGGTCACCTCATCCCGGCCGGAACCGAGATACTCCTTGAGCTGTCCGGCAACCGGATCACCGCGGGCGCGGGACCTGATACGCCGCCGCTCCGGGACTCTGCACGCGGCGCATCAACCGGCCTCGTCTTCGGTTCGGGCATCCACCGCTGCCTCGGCGCAAAGCTCTCCGAACTGGAGGCCGCCGTCATGCTCCAAGAGGTCGCAACGGCGCTGCCCACCGTCCAACTGCAGGACCGTGAGCCGGACTGGATCCGGTTCCTGTCCTTCCAGGCACCCCGCACGGTCAGCGTGGCGAACGGGCCGGGCTAACGGGAACCGGCCGGCTGGTCCGCGGCTGGGCGGGCTGACTTGGAGCGCCAGTAAGCCGTCCGGCGCCCGGCACAAAAAAGCCCTGCCTCCAGCCGTAGCGGTGCTGTGCCGCCAACCTGCCCCCAGCCGCTGGCGGGGGCTAGGCGCGCAGGTGCGCCGGTGCCTGGGTGGCCTTCTCTATGTCGCCCGCAGTGACCTCGATCAGCTGATGCGCCAGGTCAGCCAGCGCGCGGGCGGTCGCCAGTTCGTCCCCAATCTCGGGGACGTCGGAATCTGCCGGATTCAGCCTGGCCATCCCGACGCCTTCCAGTGCGGGCCGGCCTCCGGCCTGCAGCCGCGCGGTGGCCCGCGTCTGGCCATCATGTTCGTCGAGGGCGATGTTCACCGACCAGCTTTTCTCTTGCATTTTGGTCGCCTCCTCCATCCAAAATCCACGATGCCAAGCCCGGGTCAGGCCGTCAAGGGTCGAAAAGTTCGCTCGCGGAAGTGGCTCCACAGTAGTGGCGGGGTGGCGCGCTCAGCTGTTCCGGGCCGCCGGCGGGACGCGCAGGCTCCCGTACCGTTCCATGCGGTGCCAGCGCAGGTGCACGCCTGCCAGTGCCGTGACGACCGACTGGATGACCACCAGGTACATCAGCTGGCGGTAGACGAACTGCTGGAGCGGGAGCGTCCACAGCGGGCCCAGGCGTTCCTTGTCGAGCCGGAACGCGTAGGCGGCCATCAGCACCTGAACCACCAGGAAGACCAGCCACAGGAGGGCGATGCGCACCGGGTCGAGGAAGATCAGCCCGTAGAGGGCGAAGACGTCCACGACCGGCGCGAACAGCGGAAGAAGCACCTGGAGCACGAGGAGGTAGCCAAGTCCCCGGCGCCCGAGCTTGCCGGCCTGTCCTCCCTGCACGATCGCGCCGCGGTGCTTCCACATGGCCTGCAGTGTCCCGTAGCACCAGCGGTACCGCTGCTTCCACAGTGCGCCGAGCGTCGCTGGAGCCTCGGTCCAGGCCCGGGCGTCGTCCTGGTACACGACGCGCCAGCCGTCGCGGCAGAGCGCCATGGTCAGGTCCGTGTCCTCGGCGAGGGTGTCATCGCTTACGCCACCGACGCGGAGCAGCGCGTCGCGGCGGAAGCCGCCGATGGCCCCCGGCACGGTAGGCATGCATTCGGCGACGTCGAACAGGCGGCGGTCCAGGTTGAAGCCCACCACATATTCAATGTGCTGCCATGCCCCGAGAATCCCGCCGCGGTTGGCCACTTTCGTGTTCCCCGAGATTGCGCCCACCCTGGGATCGGCAAACGGCTGAATGAGCGCCCGGACGGAGTCGGGCTCAAAAACAGTATCGCCGTCCACCATGACAACGAGGTCGTGGGTAGCGGCCTGCAGCCCGGCATTAAGCGCCGACGGCTTGCCGCCGTTTTCCTTGCGGATGAGCGTCACGCCTGGGAGTCCAAGGGCCTCAACGATGTCCGCGGTGCCGTCCGTTGAGCCATCGTCCACGACAATGATCTCCACGGGATGGGTCGAGGCGGCGATGGACCGCACGGCGGCCTCGATCCCTGCCGCTTCGTTGTAAGCCGGAACGATGACCGTCACGGGCTCCGTGATTGCCGTGCCACCAGGGGCGCGGCTGGCCGCCTGCTTGCCCCGTGCCTGGCGCCGGTGCCGCACTGCGGCGCCCATGACGAGGACGGCCCGGATGAAGGTCACAACCCCGCTTGCCACCAGCGCCCACGAAATTGCGGTCACCAGCCAATCACTGAGCCGGATGCCCCAGACGAAGGCAGTTCCGCTGGCTTGTTCGACGGGTGTGGCCTCCCGGGTACTGGACACGCCAATGGCTTTGCCGACCGTGGTCACCCGGTAGCCCTGCGCGTCCATCCGGGAGAGAAATGAATCCAGTGCCGTGACAGTCTGGCTGCGGTCACCGCCGCTGTCGTGCATGAGCAGCACCTGGCCCCGGTTTCCCGAGAGAGCAAGGTTCCGCTCAATGGACGCAGCCCCTGGCTGCTTCCAGTCCTGACTGTCCTTCGTGCTCAGGACGGTGAGATATCCCTCGTCAGCAGCAGCACGGATAGAGGACCAGGTCGAGTCATTGACGGCGGTGTTTCCGGAACTGAACGGCGGGCGCAGCAGAGACGCTGCCTGCCCGGTCACGCCCATGATCACCTGCTGGGCCCCCTGCAGTTCCAGTTGGCGGCGCCAGTCCGGTGAACTGCCAAGGTCAGCGTGCGTGAGGGTATGGACCCCGATCTCGTGGCCTTCATCGACAATGCGGCGGGCAAGGTCCGGGTTCTCGACCGCTGCCGAGCCGACCATGAAAAACGTGGCCTGCACCTTGTGCTTCTTCAGGACATCGAGGATCTGCGGGGTCCAAACCGGGTCCGGGCCGTCGTCGAACGTCAGCGCCAGCGTGCGGTCCTGCGGAGCCACGGTACGGACGTTCCCGCCGCGGGCGTCTATGACCGGTCCCCCGCTGGAAACGGAGGCGGGCACTCGGGCAGCTGAACCGGAGACCGGAACGGAGTCATCACCGATGCCGCCGAGGTGATGCATATACCCCTGCACCACCAAAGCGAATGAAATGGCGAAGAGAACGGCGGAAAGAACCAGCCAGTGCGCGCGTACCGCGGCGGCGTCCCTTAGTTGACGGTGCCGGCTCACGGGTGCGAGGGCGGAGTCGGACGGGCTGTCTGCCCCGGAGCTGCGTCGGATTTCCCGGGCTCGGTCGAAGTCTGTTGGCCCTGGCCCTGAGCCGCGGGTGCCGGCGCCGCGGCGGCGTTGCCCTGGACTGTGTTGCCGGCCGTTGTGGGGGTCTGGGCACTGGAGCCGGGTGCGGCGGGAGTTGCAGGCGCTACCGCAGCCGCTGGTTCTGCAGGCACTGGGGGATTGCCCGGTACCGCTGGCTCGGCCGGAATTGCTCCTGCACCGGGGACGGTGCCGGGCTTGGCGGCGCCTTCCGCAGGGGGCTGGGTGGAGGCCGGCGGATCAGTTGGTGCGGGCTTCTCGGCGTGAGGCGCCGCCGCCGGAGGCTTTGGAAGATACGGCGCCACGATGTCGGGGCCGCCGAAAAAGGCCACGAAGAAAAGGACGACATATCCGGCCACGAGAGCGAGAGCCACGAGTCCGGCAGCGCGCGCATGGCGCAGTCTCCGCCCCGAAGTGTCAAGGAAAACCGGGCCGGGTGCAGGCACCGCGGACCGCTTGGAGGTACTTGTGAAAGGCGCCATAACGGTAAACATCGTAGGCGAGCGGCCAAACGTATCCCAAACCTGCAGGCGGGACAGGTGGCAGGGATTACTGCCGATCGATTTAGCCGGGACCTGCGCCCGGCGGGCCGTTGAGCACGGTGGGGATGTACTCGAGCAGCTGGAGCCGGCCATCGAAGGTCCGGCTGTCCACCATGTCGAGAGAGACGTCGGGATAGCCGTCATAGATCCGTTCCCGGCCCGTGCGGCCGGTGATCACCGGGAAGACGACCAGCCGGAACCGGTCCACGAGGCCGGCGGTCAGCAGTGACCGGCAAAGGCTGAGGCTGCCCAGGGTGCTCAAGGGCCGGGTACCGGTCCGCTTCATCTCCCTCACGGCTTCGACGGCGTCCCCGGTGACCAGTTCCGAGTTCGGCCAGGTGAGGGGTGCCTGCAGGGTGGACGAGAAGACCACCTTCGGCACGGCGTCGAGTCCGGTCAGGGCGGCTCCCTCATCCTTGGAGAACCCCGAGTCCCCGGCCGCGGCTTCCCCTGACATGCTGGACATCAGCCGGTAGGTGTTCGCCCCGAGAAGGAACGTGTAGCCCTTCTCCCCTTCCTGTTCGAGCCAGGCCAGGTATTCGGGCCCTTCCAGGCCCCACCAGCCGGGCCACCCTTCCGCCGAGGCATACCCGTCCAGGGAGATGATGAGGTCCACCATCAGGTCAGCTGAATTCCCGGAAGTTGTTTTGGTCATGACCGTCTCCTCGTTCTGATCGACGCTGGTGGCCGCCGGGACACTGCGCCTTCGACGGCGGTGCGCGCAATGCTATCCGTGCGGCGACGGCCGGTTCAAGGGCCCGCACATCGTGCCCGGCCCTGCGGAAAGCGCTCTGGAATCTGCCGCCGGAAGGTGCCAAGGTGAAGCCGTGGAGTGAACCGTCCGGCACTCAAGCAACGGAGGATGTCATGAATCCCGACGATCTGGTCTTCCACCCCTGGACCGTGCAGGGGCCGCGCGATGTGCCGACGTTGATCGGCGGCTCAGGGAGCCACGTCGTCGACGTCGACGGGCGGCGCTACCTGGACTTCAGCTCGCAGCTGGTGTTCACCAACCTCGGCCACCAGCATCCGCGTATTGTCGCTGCGATCAAGGAGCAGGCTGACCGCCTGTGCACACTCGCACCCGGCCATGCGTCCGATGTGCGGGGCGAAGCAGCCCGCCTGATTGTGGAGGTCGCGCCGGAGCACCTCGGGCACGTGCTGTTCACCACCGGCGGGACCGAGGCCATCGAGCATGCGGTGCGGATGGCACGTCTGTATACGGGACGGCACAAGGTGCTCGCCGCCTACCGCTCCTATCACGGATCAACGACCACCTCGATCCACCTGACGGGCGATCCCCGCCGCTGGGCCTCGGACACGGGAACGGCAGGCGCCGTCCATTTCTTTGGTCCATTCCTGTACCGCTCTGCCTTCGGCTCTGCAACCCCCGAGGAAGAGTCCGAGCGGGCGCTGGCCCATCTCGAGCAGGTGATCCTCCTGGAGGGCCCGTCGACGATCGCCGGCCTGGTCCTGGAATCCGTCGTCGGGAGTTCGGGGGTCATCGTGCCGCCACCCGGCTACCTGCGCGGAGTCCGCGAGTTGTGCAGCCGCCACGGCATCGTCTACATCGCCGATGAGGTGATGGTCGGCTTCTGCCGCACGGGTGCCTGGTTCGGCGTGGACCACGATGGTGTGTCACCCGACCTGATGGCTTTCGCCAAAGGCGTTAACTCCGGGTACGTTCCGCTCGGCGGCGTGCTGATCAGCGACCCCATTTACGAAATGTTCACCAAACGCCCCTATCCGGCGGGCCTGACCTACAGCGGCCACCCTCTCGCCTGCGCAGCAGCCGTTGGCGCCATCAATGCAATGCACGAGGAAGGCACCGCGGCGGCTGCTGCCCGCCTCGGCACCGATGTCCTTGAGCCAGGACTCAGGAAGCTTGCCGGAAAGCACGAGTCCGTCGGGGATGTGCGGGGCATCGGCGGCCTCTGGTGCCTGGAACTGGTCCGCAACCGGCTGACGAAGGAGCCGCTGGTGCCCGCCGGGGCCAAGGGCGCCGATAACGCGCCGGTGGCCGCAGTCGCCAGGGCGTGCCTGGACAGGGGGCTATTGCCGCTGGTCCAGGGCAACCGCGTCAATGTCGCTCCGCCCCTCAACGTGACTGACCCAGATGCGGCAGCGGGGCTGGCAATCCTGGACGAGGCATTGTCCGTGGCCGACACATACCTGAGCTGACCCGTATGCATTCAGTACGCCGGCCGCGGCCGGTTCAGGACAACACGCGGTAGGTCACGTGCGTGACCAGGCTCGCTGCCCGTGAGCTGATCTGTTCGAGTTTCAGCGGCGGGACGCCGTCGAACAGCCGCGTGCCTGCGCCGAACGTGAGCGGCGCTATATGCACGCGCAGCTCGTCGATCAGCCCGGCGGCGAGGTACTGGTTGATGGTGGCGGCGCCACCGCTGATTGCGACATCACCGTCCCCGGCCGCTGCGCGTGCCTGCGCCAGTGCCGCCTCGATGCCGTCGGTGATGAAGTAGAACGTGGTGCCGCCAGCCATCGGCTGTGGCTCGCGCGCGTGGTGCGTCAGCACGAAGACCGGCGCGTGGAACGGCGGATC is from Arthrobacter sp. QXT-31 and encodes:
- the bioB gene encoding biotin synthase BioB: MTIQANAGETTSHATIPGTFPILETARQQVLEEGIGLTQSQLEEVLRLPDEALPAALQLAHEVRLRHCGEDVEVEGIISIKTGGCPEDCHFCSQSGLFDSPVRGVWLDIPELVKAAKETAATGATEFCIVAAVRGPDIKLMNQIKFAIDRINEEVEINIACSLGMLTQRQVDQLAEWGVHRYNHNLETARSYFPEVVTTHTYEERLDTCNMVKAAGMELCCGALIGMGESLEQRAELAAQLAALEPHEVPLNFLNPRPGTPLENQGIMDGKDALRAIAAFRLAMPRTVLRYAGGRELTLGDLGTRDGLLGGINAVIVGNYLTTLGRPATADLNLLVELNMPIKELQKTL
- the bsaP gene encoding biotin synthase auxiliary protein BsaP, producing the protein MAPGFAGPVFCGHCGEPYDGGGGPPSDAHLQCGERLAMEPPRYCTGCRRRMKVQVTPLGWSAECSRHGVLVP
- a CDS encoding adenosylmethionine--8-amino-7-oxononanoate transaminase, encoding MFPARGAGPVRQERDLIRRDRARLWHPYAPASPDLPLWEVEAADGVRLRLRGEDGSRHEVIDAMSSWWSVIHGYRHPALDAAAAAQLAKFSHVMFGGLTHAPAVELAERLAAMAPAAPGRPGLERVFLADSGSVSVEVALKLAVQYQTAVGRPRRQRFLSLRGGYHGDTFAAMGVCDPVDGMHSAFPGLLAGNIFAPRPPAAASATPETVKAWAAGVADLAAKHSAELAAIVVEPVLQGAGGMHAYPAECLALLREVADRHGLLLIFDEIATGFGRTGELFAADHAGVVPDIMCVGKALTGGYLTLAAMLCTAAVAAAVSGGQAGALLHGPTFMGNPLACAVANASLGILEAGRWRDDVARIGAGLASGLAPALELEAVRDVRTLGAVGVIELHDAVDVTAVTAAAIRHGVWVRPFRNLVYTMPPYISTRADIAQVTAGMVAAVAEVHEARVLKMRVHETQVHERVPARSGSSS
- a CDS encoding 8-amino-7-oxononanoate synthase, giving the protein MTQWLERQAAVRERRGQVRRPLARAAHEQFIDLASNDYLGLATDPRVAGAAAEAASQWGAGATSSRLVAGTTQLHLDLEQELAALAGMETALVFSSGYLANIGVITALGGPGTLIVADEHCHASMIDGFRLSRSRTESFTHNSVEEAGRLLAGRSEPRALIAVESVYSVLGDEAPLAGLLALAGQHDAMLLIDEAHSLGVTGSGVFQGRGSVAGTALAGHPNVIVTATLSKALGSQGGAVLGTPLLREHLLNRARSFIFDTGLAPAAGAAALAAVRIIRDEPWRAGSVRGNAAALAAGLAPALARLGATPDRTAGAVQSLPMPSAEAALAAAESARRQGVRVGCFRPPSVPDGIPRLRLTARATLTSEEIEDSCAVLRGILEELP
- the bioD gene encoding dethiobiotin synthase; protein product: MSLSPVVLVTGTDTGVGKTITTAALAAVLSGMGRSVAVYKPCQSGAADGDSDAAEVVRLAGAITAEAGVVLQEPMAPVAAAAIDGTRLPAVTAHAERIRDLAARHDHVLVEGAGGLLVELDSDGGTLADLGALLRAVFVIVARPGLGTLNHTALTLEALSTRGLDVLGVVLGSWPVSPGAVHHSNRRALGSLRVPLLGALPEQAAALSPADFRAGAAAWLNGVPA
- a CDS encoding cytochrome P450, translated to MMPLPGGALAPMAGAEAPDASACPYLVVRDPESVRDVLHRPADFSPANALVAVTPLEGPALRVLQRVGFALPPVLASNDTGTHGGIRKVVAGFFTPATVAAMEPRIRELAREAAAQAGEQLAEAGLTDLVQTVAAFPPAVVMLELLGLPARDLEDLKRWGLDSMELFWGWPDADRQLELARSAAEFYVWLRRLVGQSMAAPGRNLFKSLSAHGLSRTELCSLGYFLLIAGQETTTQLISTIMFRLLERTGPVGWKEAGTDEGARAAVRHVLATESSVPTWRRVAAHDARLGGHLIPAGTEILLELSGNRITAGAGPDTPPLRDSARGASTGLVFGSGIHRCLGAKLSELEAAVMLQEVATALPTVQLQDREPDWIRFLSFQAPRTVSVANGPG
- a CDS encoding DUF1876 domain-containing protein — translated: MQEKSWSVNIALDEHDGQTRATARLQAGGRPALEGVGMARLNPADSDVPEIGDELATARALADLAHQLIEVTAGDIEKATQAPAHLRA